CGACTGCGGGACATGAAGGGCTCCTTGGGTGGTGGGCCGGGCGGTGGATCAGGCATTTCCAGAACGATTGGTTCAGTATGTGGGCATGCGGAAGAGTCCATGGGTGGATCAGGGGCGGCCCCTCGCTCGCTCAGAAGCTCTCTGGCGCAGCCGCTCGGTCCAGGAGGCCGAGCGCCTGCTCCGCCGCGTCCCGTACGCGCGCCGGGTCCGGCGATGCCTTGCCGACGACGCGCATGCCCTGCATCAGGACGAGCAGCAGACGGGCGAGTGCCCGGGGGTCGCGGTCGGCGGGCAGCTCGCCCTGGGCCCGCGCCCGGGTGAGCGTGGCGTGCAGCAGCGTCTCGATGTGCTCCCAGCTGCGTTCCACGCGGCGTGCGGCGGCCGTGTCGTGCGGGGCCAGCTCCGTCGCCGTATTGGTGACGAAGCAGCCGGTCAGGCGCCGTTCGTCGGCCGTCGCCTCGGCGGCGAAGCGCCGGACGAGCCCGCGCACGGCCGGCAGCGCGGGGCCGCCGGCCGACAGGTCCGCGAGGATGGCCGCGTCGGCGGACTCGGCGTACCGGTCCATGGCCTTCAGGTACAGCTCGTGCTTGTTGCCGAAGGTCGCGTAGATGCTGGCGCGGCCGATGCCGAGATGGTCGACGAGGTCCGCCATCGACGTCGCCTCGTAGCCGCGCCGCCAGAACAGCTCCAGGGCCGACTGGAGTGCGGCGTCCGGATCGAATTCCTTGGTCCTGGCCAGGGAAAGGAGACTAGGCGTAACTAGAACGATCGGTCAAGAAGTGCGGCCGGTCACGCGAGGCTCGACGTCGTCTGTACGGCATACGTGGCCACCGCGTACGCCTCGTCGTCGAGGCACGTGCCGCTCTCCAGGTCGAAGCGCTGCTTGAGCAGCGGTGACGCGACGAACGGGCGGCCCTGCGACGAGCCGATCAGGCCGCGGGAGAGGACCGCGGCGCCCGTGAACGGGTCGCGGTTGCCGACCGCGTACAGGCGGCCCGAGCGGTCCAGGAACACGGCGGCCTGCCGGCCGTCGGGGAGCAGCGCCGCGACCCCGCGGCCCGGGGTCAGCCGGGCCAGCTCGCATACCGTGAACCAGGCGTCACCCAGGTGGAGTTGCACCATCACGGCGGTCTTCTCGGGAGCGACGGTCATGACGTCACCGATCCTTCCAGGGGGCGGGAGCCGATGGAGAGCAGGGGCAGGTCGGGCTTGATCTGGTCGCGCTCCGGGACGAACCGCACCAGCGGGTCCGGGGCGTCGGGCGCGTTCACGAAGGACACGAAGCGCTCCAGGCGCTCCGGGTCGTCGAGGGTGTCGGCCCACTCGTCGCGGTAGTGCGCGACATGGTCGGCCATCAGGGCCTCCAGCTCGTCGCAGAGGCCGAGGGAGTCGTGCACGACGACGTCCCGTACGTGGTCGAGGCCGCCCTCGATCCGCTCCAGCCAGCCCGCCGTGCGCTCCAGACGGTCGGCCGTGCGGATGTAGAACATCAGGAACCGGTCGATCAGCCGGATCAGCTCGGCGTCGGAGAGGTCCTGCGCGAGGAGGTCCGCGTGGCGTGGGGTCGCGCCGCCGTTGCCGCCCACGTACAGGTTCCAGCCGTTGGCCGTGGCGATCACCCCGAAGTCCTTCGACTGGGCCTCCGCGCACTCGCGCCCGCAGCCCGACACGGCCGACTTCAGCTTGTGCGGCGCCCGCAGACCCCGGTACCGCAGCTCCAGGTCGATCGCCATGCGCACGGAGTCCTGGACGCCGTAACGGCACCACGTCTGCCCCACACACGACTTCACCGTCCGCAGCGCCTTGCCGTACGCGTGGCCCGACTCGAAACCGGCGTCCACCAACCGTGCCCAGATCAGCGGCAGTTGCTCGACCCGCGCGCCGAACAGGTCGATCCGCTGACCTCCGGTGATCTTTGTGTAGAGGCCGAAGTCGCGGGCCACCTCGCCGATCACGATGAGCTTCTCCGGGGTGACCTCGCCGCCGGGGATGCGGGGCACGACCGAATAGGAGCCGTTCTTCTGGAGGTTGGCGAGGAAGTGGTCGTTCGTGTCCTGGAGGGCCGCCTGCTCGCCGTCGAGGACATGGCCCTCGGCGCCGATCGTCGGGGCGAGCGAGGCGATGATCGAGCCGACGGCCGGCTTGCAGACCTCGCACCCCTCGCCGCCGCGCGCGCCGTCACGCCCGTGCGCGTCGAGCAGGTCCGCGTACGACGCGATCCGCTTGACCCGGACGATCTCGTACAGCTCGGCGCGCGTGTGCGGGAAGCAGCCGCACAGGCCCTTGTCGCCGCTCTGGGGCAGGAGCTGGCCGATCAGCTTCACGCAGCTGCCGCAGCCCGTACCGGCCTTGGTGCACTTCTTCACCTCGGGCAGCGTGGCGTGCGCCTGGATCGCTTCCTTGGTGACGTTGTGGCAGGAGCAGATCACCGCGTCGCCGGGCAGCGCCTCCGGGCCCAGCGCCACCGGCGCCCCCGCCCCCGCGGGCAGCACCAGCTGCTCGGGCGCCACGGGCGGCACCGAACCGGTCAGCGCGCGCAGTGTCCCGTACGCCTCCGCGTCCCCGACCAGGATCCCGCCGAGCAGCTCCCCCTCCGGACCCACGACCAGCTTCTTGTACGTGCCCGAGCGCGAGTCCGAGTAGACGACGTCGAGGCAGCCGTCGGCCGCGCCGTGCGCGTCGCCGAACGACGCCACGTCCACGCCGAGCAGCTTCAGCTTCGTCGACAAGTCGGCACCGGTGAACTGCCCCTCCTCCGACGCGATCGAGGCGGCCACCGTCTGCGCCATCTCGTAGCCCGGCGCGACCAGGCCGTACACGCGGCCGTCCACGGCCTGCGCGCACTCGCCGATCGCGTACACCGCCGGGTCGCTGGTGCGGCAGCGCTCGTCGACGGTGATGCCGCCGCGTTCGCCGACTGTGAGCCCCATGTCGCGGGCGAGCTGGTCGCGCGGCCGTACGCCCGCCGAGAACACCACCAGGTCGGTCGCCAGTTCCGAGCCGTCCGACAGCTTCATGGCGCGCACCGCGCCGGCCGTACCGTCGGGGCCCTCGGTCAGGATCTCCTGCGTGCCGACGCCCGTGTGGACGCTCAGGCCCATGCCCGTGATGGTGCGCAGGAGGGCCGCGCCGCCGCCTTCGTCGACCTGCACCGGCATGAGGCGCGGTGCGAACTCCACGACGTGCGTGTCGAGGCCGAGGCCGCGCAGGGCACCCGCCGCCTCCAGGCCGAGCAGCCCGCCGCCCACCACGGCCCCGGTCGTGGCGTGCTTCTTCGCGTACTCCTCGATCGCGAGCAGGTCCTCGATCGTGCGGTACACGAAACAGCCCGTCGCGTCCTTGCCGGGCACGGGCGGCACGAACGGGTAGGAGCCGGTCGCGAGGACGAGGGCGTCGTACGTGACCTGGAGACCGGAGCGCGCCGTGACCGTCCGCGTATCGCGGTCGATGTGCTCGGCGGGGTCCCCGAGGTGCAGCTCGATGCCGTGCCGGGCGATGAACTCCGCGTCCGTGAGCGAGAGGTCGTCCGGTGTGCGGCCCGAGAAGTACGAGGTGAGCTGGACCCGGTCGTAGGCGGGGCGCGGCTCCTCGCACAGCACGACGACGCGGTGCGTGTCCGTGAGCCCGCGCTCGGCGAGGGCCTCGAGGAAGCGCTGGCCGACCATGCCGTGGCCGACGAGGACGAGTGTGGGCATGGTGGGCATCTCAGAGTCCTCCGTCGTGAGTGAGCAGGTGGAGCAGGGGCGCGCCGTCGTCGGGCAGCGGGTCGTCGGCCTCCCAGGCCCGGGCGAGCGCCCCGACCGTGCCGAGCTCGCCGACCAGCACCCCGCCGACGAGCCGGTCACCGCGGACGACGACCTTGCGGTACGTGCCGCGGGTCGCGTCGGCGAGCTGCACGACGTCGTCACCTGGCAGCGCCTCGGGCTCCCCGAACGCCGCGAGGTCGAGCGGCCCGGCCTCGTGCGGCAGGGTCAGCCGGGTGAGGGTGCGGGTGCCCGCGTAGGGGCGCCGCCGGCCGGAGAGCAGGTTCTCGGCGAGCGCGTCGGCCTGTTCGAGGGCGGGGGTCGCGAGCCCGTAGACGCGGCCCGCGTGCTGGGCGCAGTCCCCGACCGCGCGGACGCGGGGGTCCGAGGTGCGCAGATCGTCGTCGACGACGATCCCTTCGCGCACGTCGAGCCCCGCCGCCAGTGCGAGCCCCGTACGGGGACGCACCCCGCACGCGAGGACCGTCAGATCCGTGCCGAGTACATAGCCGTCGGCGAGCTCGACGCTGCGGACCGCCCCGTCGACGACGCCCACGCCCCGTACGCGGCACTGCGTGTGTACCTCGACGCCGCGCGCGGTGAGGTGCTCGTGCACGAGACGCGAGGACCGCGGGTCGAGCTGGCGCTCCATCAGGCGCTCGGACTGCTGCGTGAGCACCACCTGGGCGCCGCGCCGGGCGAGCGCACGGGCCGCGGACACCCCGAGGAGCCCGCCGCCGACGACGACCGCGCGCACCCCGGGAACCACCGCCCGCGACAGCGCCAGGCAGTCGTCCATGGTGCGGAAGGCGTGCACCCCGCCCGGCAGCTCAGCCGCACCGGGCGCGAACAGGCCGCGCAGAGGAGGCAGGACCGGGTTCGACCCGGTGGCGAGCACGAGGGTGTCGTACGGGACGTCGGAGCCGTCCTCGCAGCGCACCACCTGCTCGGCGCGGTCGATACGCACGGCGCGGGTCCGCAGGTGGGTTCCGGTGTGGCGGGGCAGCGCGATGACGTCGGCGCCGTAACTGCCCGCGAGGACCTCGGCGAGCAGCACCCTGTTGTACGGGGCGTGCGCCTCCTCGCCGATGAGTACGGCGGCAGCGCCCAGGCGTCGGGCGAGCCGGGTACCGGCGAGGCCGGTGCCGATCACCACCACGCGCCCGGGGTCCGTCGAAAAGGTCATGCACGGCAGCCTGCGGGGCCGGTGTTACCCGGCCGCATCCCTCCCGTTTCCCACGGGGAACGCTGCGCTCAGCGCGCGCGAGGAGGGAGTGTGAGGGCTCAGCGGCTGCCCGTCAGATGCGCGAACACCACGACGTTCCCCCGGTAGCCGGTCTGCTTCGAGTAGCCGCCCCCGCAGGTTATGACGCGCAGCTCGGGCCGGTCGGCCGCGCCATACACCTTCTCGTCGGGGAAGGCGCGGGCGTCGTAGACCTCGACGGCGTCGACGGTGAACACGGCGACTGAGCCGTCGCGGCGGTCGACCTCGATGGCGCGGCCCCTGGTCAGCGCGCCCAGGTCGTAGAAGACGGCGGGCCCCTCGGCGTTGTCGACGTGGCCGGCCACGACCGCTGTGCCGCGGACCCCGGGCGCGGTCCCGGCGTCGTACCAGCCGGCCAGGTTCTTCTGCTCCGGCGGCGGGACGCCCAGGCTGCCCTGCGGGGTCAGGGCGAGCCCCATGAGCGGTGCGTCGACCCGGATCGAGGGGATGCGTATGCGGTCGGGGGGCGAGGAGGAGAGGGGGGCCGCGCCGGGCGGCTCGTGGCCGGGGAGCGCGGACCCGGCCTGCGCCGTGGACGGCTGCGGCGGTCCGTGTATCTCGGTGCCCTGGAGCAGCAGCCAGGCGCCCAGACACAGGGCGAGAGTGGTGACCGCGGCTATGAGTCCGCTGCTGACTCTGCGGCGGCGCGCCTGAGGCATCGGCTTCTCCAGGTCGGGATCGGTGGGGGCGCCTTCCTCTCCCGGCCGCGGGAGGGGGGTGCGTGGCCGGGAGAGGAGAGGACAAGCGGTACCAGGGGGCCGGAGGGACAGCGGAGGTCGTCCGTCCGGCGCCCGTCAGATCCCTTCGCCTCTCGCCCGGCGATGCAGGAGCCAGGTACCGCCCGCGGCGGCGACAGCAAGCGCTGCCACTCCTGCCGCGGTCTTCACGGGGTCGGTGCCGAGCGCGCCGCCGACCCCCGTCTTCACATGGCCCTTCGGAAGGACCTGGTCCGACGATGAGGCGAGCGCGACCATCAGATCGCCCGTCACCTGCCCGCCGCCGGAGCACTTCGCGACGATCTCGTACGTCCCGGGCGGCGCCGACGGAGGCACCTGGAAGCGCCCCACGGCGTCCTTCGCCTGCGAGCCCGGGGCGAGCATGAAGGTGCCCGCGCCGACCGCGCTCGCGTCCCCGGCGGCGGTGCGGCTCGCACCGCACGCGGTGGTGTTGACGGTGACCGTGGCGCCCGCGGTGGCGTTCGCCGGGTACACCTCAAGACCGCCCGAGCCGCCCTTACCGGCGTACGAGGGCGCAGCGGTCAGTGCCGCGGCGGCCGCGGCGAGCGCGGCGGCGGTCAGCAGGCGGGATGTGCGCATCGTGTCGTGCTCCTCCGAGGGGGCACGGCCCGCGGCACCCCCAAGTGCCGCTGCGTCGGTCACGCCCCTGCCCTACCGAGGTAAGTGGCACTCGCCCCGTAACGCCTCCTGATGCACCATCAGAAAACCGGTGAAAGGGCGTCATCTGACACCCCGGCAGGAACATTCCAGCAGGTCACCGGCGCGTCGAAGAAAAGAAGCCGAAGGGGCAGCGGACGCCGGTGAACGGGTGACCGGACCCGCGCGGCGCCCGCTTGACCTCAACCAAGCTTCAGGTAGCAGGCTTGCGCCATGAACCCCACAGCGGTGCAGACCGCAGCCCCCGTCACCGCCCCCGTTTCCACCCCCACCGAGGCCCCCGTACGGGTCGCAGTCGTCATCGGCAGCAACCGCGAGGGCCGTTTCGGCCCGGTCGTCGCCGACTGGCTCATGTCCCTGCTCGGGGAGCGCCCCGACCTCGCCGTCGACGTGATCGACGTAGCCGCCACCGACCTGCCCACCGCACTCTCCTACGACCCGTCCCCCGAGGTACGGGCCGAGCTGGCCAAGGTCACCCCGAAGCTGGCCGCGGCCGACGCCTTCATCGTCCTCACCCCCGAGTACAACCACTCCTACCCGGCGTCCCTCAAGAACGTCATCGACTGGCACCACGCCGAATGGCAGGCCAAGCCGGTCGGCTTCGTCTCCTACGGCGGCATCTCCGGCGGCCTGCGCGCGGTCGAGCACCTGCGCACCGTCTTCGCCGAGCTGCACGCCGTCACGGTCAGGGACACCGTCTCCTTCACCCATGCGGGCAGCCACTTCGACGCATCCGGCGCCCACCGCGACCCCGAGGCGCCGGCCACCGCGCTGAAGGCGATGCTCGACCAGCTGGCGTGGTGGGCGAAGGCGCTGCGGGAGGCGAAGGAGGTACGCCCGTACGGCAGTTGAGACCGGGCAGCCGAAGGCCCCCGCAGCCGACGACTACGGGGGCCTCCCTCACTCATGCGCGATGTCAGCCCACGGACACGGCAGACCAGGTCGCGGCCACGGCGGCGTACTCCGCGCTGCCGGCGCCGTACAGGTCCTTCGCCGCACTGAGGGTCGCCGTGCGGGCGCCCGCGTAGTTCGTCGAGGACGTCATGTAGACGGTCAGGGCCCGGTACCAGATCTTGCCGAGCTTGTCCTTGCCGATGCCGCTCAGCGTCGAGCCGTTGCACGTCGGGCTGTTGTGCTGGACGCCGCCGATGACCTTCGGCCCACTGCCTTCGGCCAGCAGGTACGCGAAGTGGTTGGCGACCCCGGACGAGTAGTGCACGTCGAGATTGCCGACCGACGAGCTCCAGCAGTCGGCGGAGTTGCCGTCCTTGCTGGGCTTGTCCATGAAGCGCAGCGCGGGCTGGCCGAAGCCGGGCTTCACGATCTTCTCGCCGATGAGCCAGTCGCCCGGGTCGGACGCGTTGTTCGCGTAGAACTCGACGAGCGTGCCGAAGATGTCGGACGTCGCCTCGTTCAGGCCGCCGGACTCGCCCGAGTAGGTGAGCCCCGCGGTCTTCGACGTGACGCCGTGCGACATCTCGTGCCCGGCGACGTCGAGCGCCACGAGCGGCCCGAACGTCGAGCCGTCACCGTCGCCGTACGTCATGCAGAAGCAGGTGTCGTCCCAGAAGGCGTTGTTGTAGTTGCTGCCGTAGTGGACGCGGTTGTACGAGCCCTTGCCGTCGCCGCCGATGCCGTTACGGCCGTGGACGTTCTTGTAGTAGTCCCACGTCGTGTCGGTCCCGTACTGGGCGTCCACGGCGGCCGACGAGCGGTCGGAGTTCGCGCCGGTGCCCCAGTGGTTGTCGGCGTCGGTGAACACCACCGCGGGAGCGCGGCTCCAGCAGATGGTCAGGATGCAGCCGTCGGTCTTGTTCTGCGCGTCACCCGAGTAGGTGCCGCCCCGCGTCGCGTCCTTGAGCTGGTACGTGGACCCGGACTGGGTCGTCTCCAGCGGGACCGTGCCCGCGTAGAGGGACTTTCCGTCGCCGGTCGCGGTCTCGATGCTGTCCCAGGCGTCGATCTGCTTGCCGGTGGTGGCGTCGGTGAGGACGACGCGGGCGACCGGGTTGCCGAGCGAGTCCTTGCCCGCGGTGTCCGTGCGCCACGCCAGCTTCGGCGCGCCGTGCAGCGCGTCCACGACGAGCGCGGGCTTGGCGACGACCTTGCGCAGGAGCTCGCCCGGATTGGCGGCGCGCAGCGCGGCGGCGGCGATGTCGGCGGCCTTCGGGGCGGGGAGCCCCGGCGTCACGCTCGGCACGGCGAGGTCGCCGAGGACCGCGCGGTTCGCGGAGCGGTAGCCGCCGTCGCGGTTCAGATGGACGACGAAGTCGCCGCCGAGAACCGGCAGTTGGCGGTAGGTGCGGTTGTAGCGCACATGCTGGGTGCCGTCGGCGTCGACGACGACGTCCCGCACGGAGGCACCCTGCGCGCCGGTGATCCCGAGGCGGGCGGCCTCGGCGGTGAGCGCGGCCGTCGCATGGCGTACGGCGTCGGCCCGGGTGGGTGGCGTGGGGTCGCCGGAGTCGGCGCCCGCGGTGGGGGCGAGGGCGGCGGCCACCAGGGTGGCGGCCGCCGTGGCTATGCCGGCGGTGGTGAGTCGCGATGTGGTCCGGGCAGGTCTCATCGGGCTCCTAGTGACGGCGCGCGGGCGCGCTGAGGGGGGTCACACTGATGACGTCTCAGATTTAAAGGTCCATGACATGTCATGTCCATAGCGCCCCCGTGGTGGAGCTGTGAATAGGTGTTCACGTGCAGAATCAAGGGGCGCACGGCCCGTGAAAGGAACGGACATGAACGCGATGGCCCTGACGGTCCTCACGACGACCGACGACGAGGTCAAGGCCCGAGCCCTGGCCACGGGAGCGGTCGAGGCACGCCTGGCGGCCTGCGCCCAGATCGCGGGCCCGGTCATGTCGGTCTACCGCTGGCAGGGCAACACGGAGACCGCCCAGGAATGGCAGGTGCTACTCAAAACCACGGCAGAGGGCTACGAGGCCCTGGAGTCCTGGCTGTTGGAGGCGCACGACTACGAGACACCCGAGATCATCGCGACACCGGTGGTGCGGGGGAGTGCCGGGTACCTGGCGTGGATCGCGGGGGAGACGGGCGGAGCCTGAGCGCGGGAGCCGGAAAAGCCGACGGCCCGAGCGCTCCAGCACCCGGACCGTCACCGCTCACCGATGCACGACGTCACCGATTCACGACCGACCTCACTTGCGCAACACCAGCGTGATCCCCGCCACGACCAGACCGAGGGCCACGGCCGCGACTCCGTATCCGAGGCGGTGGGACCGAAGCCCCGGCAGAAAGCGGTCGAAGGCGATGCGCCCCGGGCCGGTCAGGGCGAGCGCCACCGCGCCGAGGGCGATCAAGAGCTCGTACTCGATGCCCTGCGGCGCGAAGAATCCGCCGCCCCACTTCACGGCGATGGCATTGACCAGGGTGCCGGCCACGGCCGCGGCGGCCAGCGGGGTGAGCAGACCGAGCACGAGGCCGAGCCCGCCGAGGGTCTCGCTGAGCCCGGCGACCAGGGCGAACGCCTTCGGCGACGGGTAGCCGGACGCGGCGAAGAACTGCCCGGTGCCGTCGATCCCGCCTCCGCCGAACCAGCCGAAGAGCTTCTGCGCACCATGCGCGGCCATGGTCAGGCCGAGGGCGAGGCGCAGGACGAGAAGACCGAGGTCATAGGCGTGGGCGGGCGCGGCGGGGGCGGGGGAGCCGGGCGCGCGGAGCGGCCCGAGCTGGTTCGCGAGAGAGGTCACGTGGGGGTTCTCCTGACTCGGAAGGGACATGCTTGAACTTTCAAGCTATGACCAAGCTAACCGCCCGCCCACGATGTTTCAAACGTGAACGACACCGTCCGAGCGGTCACCGGAGCCGGAGTCGATACCGGCCGCCTCGACCCGTACCGCGCACACCTTGAACTCCGGCATCCGGGACGTCGGATCGAGAGCGGGGTTGGTCAGGTTATTGGCGCGCCCGGCGCCCGGCCAGTGAAACGGCATGAACACTGTGTCGGGCCGGATGCCCGCCGTGATCCGGGCGGGCGCCTCGGCCCGCCCGCGCCGGGAGACGACGGCGACCGGCTCGCCCTCCGCCACCCCGATCAGCGCGGCGAGCCGCGGATGCAGCTCCACGAAGGGGCCGGGCGCGGCGGCGTTGAGCTCGGCCACCCGCCGGGTCTGCGCACCCGACTGGTACTGCGACACGACGCGTCCGGTCGTCAGATGGACCGGGAACTCGGCGTCCGGCTCCTCGGCGGCGGCCCGGTGCGAGACGGCGACGAACCGGGCCCGCCCGTCGTCGGTGGCGAACCGTTCCAGGAAGAGCCGGGGCGTCCCGGGATGTTCCTCTTCAGGACAGGGCCAGAACACCCCGTCCTCCTCGACGAGCCGCCGATAAGAGATCCCCGCATAGTCGGCAGGCCCCCCTTCCGAAGCCAGCCGCAACTCCTCGAAAACCTCCTCAGGATCGGCCGGGAACCCCTTCTCCACCCCCAGCCGGCCGGCCAGCTCACGCAGCACCTCCAGATCGCTCCGCACCCCGTCCGGAGGCGAGAGCGCCCGACGCCGCAGCAGCACACGCCCCTCCAGACTGGTCACGGTCCCCGTCTCCTCGGCCCACTGGGTGACGGGAAGCACCACATCGGCAAGAGCGGCGGTCTCGGAAAGCACCACATCGGCCACGGCCAGAAAGTCGAGCGACCGCAGCCTGTCCTCCACATGGGCGGCACGAGGAGCCGACACCACCGGATTCGACCCCATGACCAGCAGAGCCCGTACGTCACGCCCCAGCGCGTCGAGCAGTTCGTACGCGGAACGGCCGGGCCCGGGGAGGGAGTCGGGGTCAACGCCCCACACGCCGGCCACGTGTGCACGCGCCGCAGGGTCGGTCAGCTTCCGGTACCCGGGCAGCTGGTCGGCCTTCTGCCCGTGCTCGCGCCCGCCCTGCCCGTTGCCCTGCCCGGTCAGGCACCCGTACCCGGAAAGGGGCCGCCCGGCGCGCCCGGTTGCGAGGCACAGGTTGATCCAGGCGCCCACGGTGTCGGTGCCCTTGGACTGCTGCTCGGGCCCACGCGCGGTGAGCACCATCGCGGCCTCGGGCTCGCAGAACATCCGCACGGCCTCGCGCAGTTGAGGCACCGGAACGCCGGTCACACGCTCCACGTACTCGGGCCAGTGCGCCATCACGGCGGCCCGCGCGTCCTCCCAGCCGCGGGTCCGCGTGCGCACGAACTCCTCGTCGACCCGCCCCTCGGTCACCACGAGATGCAGCATGCCGAGGGCCAGGGCGAGATCGGTCCCGGGCCGGGGCGCGAGATGGAGATCGGCGAGCTCGGCGGTGCGCGTGCGGCGGGGGTCGATGACGACCAATGTGCCGCCGTTCTCCCGCAGTTCGTTCAGATAGCGCACAGCAGGGGGCATGGTCTCGGCCATGTTCGACCCGACCAGGACCACACATCCCGTACGCGGAATGTCCTCAAGGGGGAACGGCAGCCCGCGGTCGAGCCCGAACGCGGCGAGCTGCCCCGCCGCGGCGGACGACATGCAGAACCGCCCGTTGTAGTCGATCTGCGAGGTCCCGAGCACGACCCGGGCGAACTTCCCGAGCGTGTACGCCTTCTCGTTGGTGAGCCCGCCCCCGCCGAAGACCCCGCACGCGTCCGGGCCATGAGCAGAACGCGTACGGGAGAGCCCCTCGGCGACACGGTCAAGCGCCTCACCCCAAGAAGCGGCCTCGAGCGCGTCCCCTTTGCGAACAAGCGGCCCACTCAACCGAACCCCCGGCTCGAGCACGGCAGCGGCCGTACGCCCCTTCCCGCACAGGGCGCCACGATTGACGGGAAACCCGGCACGCTCCGCGACCTCGACAACACCAGAGGCAGTCGGGACGAGATTCATCCCGCACTGAAGGGAGCAGTAGGGGCAGTGGGTGGGCGTGACAGTGAGCATGAGGCTCACACTGCGCGCACGCTGTTACGCGACAGCCCACGCCCGATTACACGCAAGGCACGACGCCCTCTTAGCGGCACCGGCGGGACGGTGAGAACAGCGGCGGATCAGCCGCGAAACCGTCGCGAGGGGACGTGGGGGTGTG
The DNA window shown above is from Streptomyces sp. NBC_01445 and carries:
- a CDS encoding molybdopterin oxidoreductase family protein, which translates into the protein MLTVTPTHCPYCSLQCGMNLVPTASGVVEVAERAGFPVNRGALCGKGRTAAAVLEPGVRLSGPLVRKGDALEAASWGEALDRVAEGLSRTRSAHGPDACGVFGGGGLTNEKAYTLGKFARVVLGTSQIDYNGRFCMSSAAAGQLAAFGLDRGLPFPLEDIPRTGCVVLVGSNMAETMPPAVRYLNELRENGGTLVVIDPRRTRTAELADLHLAPRPGTDLALALGMLHLVVTEGRVDEEFVRTRTRGWEDARAAVMAHWPEYVERVTGVPVPQLREAVRMFCEPEAAMVLTARGPEQQSKGTDTVGAWINLCLATGRAGRPLSGYGCLTGQGNGQGGREHGQKADQLPGYRKLTDPAARAHVAGVWGVDPDSLPGPGRSAYELLDALGRDVRALLVMGSNPVVSAPRAAHVEDRLRSLDFLAVADVVLSETAALADVVLPVTQWAEETGTVTSLEGRVLLRRRALSPPDGVRSDLEVLRELAGRLGVEKGFPADPEEVFEELRLASEGGPADYAGISYRRLVEEDGVFWPCPEEEHPGTPRLFLERFATDDGRARFVAVSHRAAAEEPDAEFPVHLTTGRVVSQYQSGAQTRRVAELNAAAPGPFVELHPRLAALIGVAEGEPVAVVSRRGRAEAPARITAGIRPDTVFMPFHWPGAGRANNLTNPALDPTSRMPEFKVCAVRVEAAGIDSGSGDRSDGVVHV